The DNA segment GCTGCGTGCGTGCCTGCGAGGAGGTGCAGGGGACCTTCGCGCTGACGATCGTGGGCAGAGGCTTCGAATCCCGCGTCGCGGCGGGGGCGAGCGATTTCCTCGGCTCGGAATGCGTCTCCTGCGGCGCCTGCGTCCAGGCCTGCCCGACCGCGACGCTGATCGAGAACACGGTGATCGCGCAGGGCCAGCCCGAGCATTCGGTGATCACGACCTGCGCCTATTGCGGCGTCGGCTGCTCGTTCAAGGCCGAGATGCAGGGCGAGCGCGTCATCCGCATGGTGCCCTACAAGGCGGGCCAGGCGAACGAGGGCCATAGCTGCGTCAAGGGCCGCTTCGCCTGGGGCTACGCCACCCACAAGGATCGCATCACCAGGCCGATGGTCCGCGACAAGATCACCGATCCCTGGCGCGAGGTCTCCTGGGAGGAGGCGATCGGCAAGGCGGCTTCCGAGTTCAAGCGCATCCAGGCCAAATACGGCCGCGAATCGGTCGGCGCCGTCACCTCCTCGCGCTGCACCAACGAGGAGGTCTTCCTCGTGCAGAAGCTGGTGCGCGCCGCCTTCCGCAACAACAATGTCGATACCTGCGCCCGCGTCTGCCATTCGCCGACCGGCTATGGCCTCAAGACCACGCTCGGCACTTCCGCCGGCACGCAGGACTTCAGGTCGGTCGCCAAGGCCGAAATCATCCTGATCATCGGCGCCAACCCGACCGACGGCCACCCGGTCTTCGGCTCGCGGATGAAGAAGCGCATCCGCGAGGGCGCGAGGCTGATCGTCGCCGATCCGCGCCGGATCGACATGGTGAAGTCGCCCCATGTCGCGGCCGATTACCATCTGCAGCTCAAGCCCGGCACCAATGTCGCGCTCATCAACGCGCTCGGCCATGTCGTCGTCACCGAGGGGCTCGTCGACGAGGCCTATGTCCGGGAACGCTGCGACCTCGACGGCTTCGAGCAATGGGCGCGCTTCGTCGCCCGCGAGGAGAACGCGCCGGAGGAAAGCGAGCGCCATACCGGCGTGCCGGCGGCGGATGTGCGCGCCGCGGCGCGGCTCTACGCCACCGGCGGGAAGGCCGCGATCTATTACGGGCTCGGCGTCACCGAGCACAGCCAGGGCTCGACCGCGGTGATGGCGATGGCGAACCTCGCCATGGCGACCGGCAATATCGGGCGCGACGGCACCGGCATCAATCCGCTGCGCGGGCAGAACAACGTGCAGGGCTCCTGCGACATGGGCTCCTTCCCGCATGAGCTCTCAGGCTATCGCCACGTCTCCGACGACGCGACGCGGCAGGTCTTCGAGACGCTGTGGGGCGTGGCGCTCGATCCCGAGCAGGGCCTGCGCATCAACAACATGCTCGACGAGGCGGTCGATGGCACGTTCAAGGGGCTCTATGTCCAGGGCGAGGACATCGCCCAGTCCGACCCCAACACCCAGCACGTCACGGCCGGGCTGGCCGCGATGGAATGCGTCGTCATTCAGGACATCTTCCTGAACGAGACGGCGAAATACGCCCATGTCTTCCTGCCGGGCGCCTCCTTCCTGGAGAAGGACGGCACCTTCACCAATTCCGAGCGGCGCATCAACCGCGTGCGCAAGGTGATGGCGCCGCTCTCCGGCAAGGAGGAATGGCAGGTCACGATCGACCTCTCGCGGGCGCTGGGCTATCCGATGGCCTATGGCCATCCCGGCGAGATCATGGACGAGATCGCGCGGCTGACGCCGAGCTTCGCCGGCGTCAGCTACGACAAGCTCGACAGGCTCGGCTCGGTGCAATGGCCGTGCAACGACAAGGCGCCGGAAGGCACGCCGCTGATGCATGTCGAGCGCTTCGTGCGCGGCAAGGGCCAGTTCATGCTCACCGAATACGTGCCCACCGACGAGCGCACAGGCCCGCGCTTCCCGCTGCTGCTCACCACCGGCCGCATCCTCTCGCAGTACAATGTCGGGGCGCAGACGCGGCGCACCGAGAACGTCGCCTGGCACGACGAGGACGTGCTGGAGATCCACCCCTTCGATGCCGAGAACCGCGGCATCCGCGACGGCGATCTCGTCGCGCTGACGAGCCGCTCGGGCGAGATCGCGCTCAGGGCCGAGGTCTCGGAGCGGATGCAGCCGGGCGTGGTCTACACCACCTTCCACCACGCCAGGACCGGCGCCAACGTGATCACCACCGATTATTCCGACTGGGCGACGAACTGCCCGGAATACAAGGTGACCGCGGTCGAGGTCAGGCGCACCAACCATTATTCCGCCTGGCAGGAGAAGAATTCCGAGGAGGACGCCACCCTGCGCCGGATCGCGGAGCGCCTGCCCGATGCCGCGGAGTGATCCACCGGCCTCGGCTTCCGTCACGGCCGCGACGGTTCGCTTCGGCGCCGGGCCCGAGCCGGCGCAGGCTGTCGAGATCGCGGTCGAGACGCCGGTCAACATCGTCTACGGCAACATGCCCTATGCGGTGATGATGGCGAGCCCCTCGGACCTGGAGGATTTCGTCACCGGCTTCAGCCTGACCGAGGGCATCGTGCGGGGCGCCGACGAGATCCGCGCCATCGCCGTCGCGCCGCAGGCGGAAGGCGTCGTCGTCACGGTCGATCTGGCGCCCGGCCGCTTCCGCGCGCATCTGGCGCGGCGGCGCAACCTGTCGGGGCGCACCTCCTGCGGGCTCTGCGGCGTCGAGACCGTCGCGGAAATCCCGATGGCCGAGGCGGCGACGCGCGCGGTGCGGGCGGTCACGCCTTCGGCCATCGAAGCCGCGCTCGCCGGGCTTGGCCGGCACCAGCCGCTGAACCGGCTCACCCGCGCCGTCCACGCCGCCGCCTGGTGCGACATGAGGGGCACGATCCTCACGGTGCGCGAGGATGTCGGGCGCCATAACGCGCTCGACAAGCTGATCGGGGCCCGCATGCGGGCCGGGGCGGAGGCGGGCGACGGCTTCCTGCTCGTCACCAGCCGCGCCTCCTTCGAGATGGTCGAGAAGGCCGCGATCTTCGGCGCCGGCACGCTGGTCGCGATCTCGGCGCCGACCTCGCTCGCGATCGAGCGGGCGCGGCATCTTCGCCTGACGCTGGCGGCGGTGGCGCGCCACGACGGCTGCATCGTCTTCACCGGGGCGCTGGCGCCCGAGCCCGAGAGC comes from the Bosea sp. (in: a-proteobacteria) genome and includes:
- the fdhF gene encoding formate dehydrogenase subunit alpha, producing the protein MSLIKEIDYGTPIRVCEKTVTLTIDGRSVTVPAGTSVMAAAVSMGTQIPKLCATDSLEAFGSCRLCLVEIEGRRGTPASCTTPAEDGMIVHTQSDNLASLRKGVMELYISDHPLDCLTCAANGDCELQDMAGVVGLREVRYGHEGENHVFAKGADGLANQNWLPKDTSNPYFTYDPSKCIVCNRCVRACEEVQGTFALTIVGRGFESRVAAGASDFLGSECVSCGACVQACPTATLIENTVIAQGQPEHSVITTCAYCGVGCSFKAEMQGERVIRMVPYKAGQANEGHSCVKGRFAWGYATHKDRITRPMVRDKITDPWREVSWEEAIGKAASEFKRIQAKYGRESVGAVTSSRCTNEEVFLVQKLVRAAFRNNNVDTCARVCHSPTGYGLKTTLGTSAGTQDFRSVAKAEIILIIGANPTDGHPVFGSRMKKRIREGARLIVADPRRIDMVKSPHVAADYHLQLKPGTNVALINALGHVVVTEGLVDEAYVRERCDLDGFEQWARFVAREENAPEESERHTGVPAADVRAAARLYATGGKAAIYYGLGVTEHSQGSTAVMAMANLAMATGNIGRDGTGINPLRGQNNVQGSCDMGSFPHELSGYRHVSDDATRQVFETLWGVALDPEQGLRINNMLDEAVDGTFKGLYVQGEDIAQSDPNTQHVTAGLAAMECVVIQDIFLNETAKYAHVFLPGASFLEKDGTFTNSERRINRVRKVMAPLSGKEEWQVTIDLSRALGYPMAYGHPGEIMDEIARLTPSFAGVSYDKLDRLGSVQWPCNDKAPEGTPLMHVERFVRGKGQFMLTEYVPTDERTGPRFPLLLTTGRILSQYNVGAQTRRTENVAWHDEDVLEIHPFDAENRGIRDGDLVALTSRSGEIALRAEVSERMQPGVVYTTFHHARTGANVITTDYSDWATNCPEYKVTAVEVRRTNHYSAWQEKNSEEDATLRRIAERLPDAAE
- the fdhD gene encoding formate dehydrogenase accessory sulfurtransferase FdhD, producing MPRSDPPASASVTAATVRFGAGPEPAQAVEIAVETPVNIVYGNMPYAVMMASPSDLEDFVTGFSLTEGIVRGADEIRAIAVAPQAEGVVVTVDLAPGRFRAHLARRRNLSGRTSCGLCGVETVAEIPMAEAATRAVRAVTPSAIEAALAGLGRHQPLNRLTRAVHAAAWCDMRGTILTVREDVGRHNALDKLIGARMRAGAEAGDGFLLVTSRASFEMVEKAAIFGAGTLVAISAPTSLAIERARHLRLTLAAVARHDGCIVFTGALAPEPESISR